The following are encoded together in the Corythoichthys intestinalis isolate RoL2023-P3 unplaced genomic scaffold, ASM3026506v1 HiC_scaffold_23, whole genome shotgun sequence genome:
- the LOC130911189 gene encoding optic atrophy 3 protein homolog, whose protein sequence is MVVGAFPIAKLLYLGVKQLSKPVANRIKAGARRSEFFKNYICLPPAQLYHWIEMRTKMRIMGFRGANIKPLNEDAAAELGAELLGETLIFLVGGGCMVLEYTRQSANSRRKEDELDQTLNHLQTQIAELTFTTETLSAQLREVNRQLVSFPTPSKK, encoded by the exons ATGGTCGTCGGCGCCTTCCCAATCGCCAAGCTCCTGTATCTCGGAGTAAAGCAGCTGAGCAAACCCGTAGCCAACCGGATAAAAGCCGGGGCTCGGAGGAGCGAGTTTTTCAAGAATTATATATGTCTGCCGCCGGCACAAC TGTACCACTGGATTGAGATGAGAACCAAGATGCGCATCATGGGCTTCCGGGGGGCTAACATTAAGCCGCTGAATGAGGACGCGGCTGCAGAGCTGGGTGCCGAGCTGCTAGGTGAGACGCTGATCTTCCTGGTGGGCGGCGGTTGCATGGTGTTGGAGTACACCAGGCAGTCGGCCAACTCTCGTCGCAAGGAGGACGAGCTCGACCAGACGCTCAACCATCTACAGACTCAAATTGCCGAGCTCACGTTTACCACAGAGACGCTAAGTGCTCAGCTAAGAGAGGTGAACAGACAGCTGGTCTCCTTCCCTACACCCTCAAAAAAGTGA